One Candidatus Aminicenantes bacterium genomic region harbors:
- a CDS encoding glycosyltransferase family 9 protein, which produces MAFSANNRLQKAFFDGTSRVTEAFPGLGAAAIDVIGRLSIGNPWLAAYGRRRSRRTIRAVRSFDRFLVIPDIHIGDAVMTQAALVALRDFFPQARIDYLVNKTAFPLIEGHPDATRVLPFFSDGSFISRPDLDALRGLVRRERYDLCVNFGPFVKNRDIVPGGGRILNIMDRSPDMLRNERDPHKINHFIWQFYWFVRELLSLRTPIRRRTDFRGVRLTIKAAAVDRARAFLARAGLPAGLPLILCNPDGASPYTRIHPLAFRELLRSLAGLEVRVLMNSGHTVAGIGERLRDSLPPGLRPRVTIIPPDMPVDAYAAIIDHCDAFVSGDTGPLHLAAARRYLFEGGAPFRNRTAVFSCFGATPARMSGYDSFQPGFLPANQDAPSWNTTAASPCRNISCVDKLFKTCRTVRCFERFDVAGLVDRIRSYLAARGPSPGS; this is translated from the coding sequence ATGGCCTTCAGCGCGAATAACCGTCTTCAAAAAGCCTTCTTCGACGGCACTAGCCGGGTGACGGAAGCTTTCCCCGGCCTGGGAGCCGCCGCCATCGATGTGATCGGCCGTCTGTCGATCGGAAATCCCTGGCTTGCCGCATATGGCCGGCGTCGCAGCCGGCGGACCATCCGCGCCGTCCGGTCCTTCGATCGGTTTCTCGTGATCCCCGACATCCATATCGGGGATGCGGTCATGACCCAGGCGGCGCTGGTCGCCCTGCGGGACTTCTTCCCGCAGGCCCGGATCGATTACCTCGTCAACAAGACGGCCTTTCCCTTGATCGAAGGCCATCCCGATGCCACACGGGTCCTGCCGTTCTTCTCGGACGGCTCGTTCATATCCCGGCCCGATCTCGACGCTTTGCGCGGGCTCGTCCGCCGGGAGCGCTATGACCTCTGCGTGAATTTCGGCCCGTTCGTCAAGAACCGGGATATCGTTCCCGGCGGCGGGCGAATTCTCAACATCATGGATCGATCCCCCGACATGCTCCGAAACGAGAGGGACCCGCACAAGATCAATCATTTCATTTGGCAGTTTTATTGGTTCGTCCGGGAGCTCCTCTCCCTGCGCACTCCGATCCGGCGCCGAACGGACTTCCGGGGCGTGCGCTTGACGATCAAGGCGGCGGCGGTCGACCGGGCCCGGGCCTTTCTGGCTCGGGCCGGCTTGCCGGCCGGGCTCCCTCTCATCCTTTGCAATCCGGACGGTGCCTCCCCGTATACGCGGATTCACCCCCTCGCGTTCCGTGAGCTCTTGCGGAGCCTGGCCGGCCTCGAGGTCCGCGTTCTCATGAACAGCGGACACACAGTCGCCGGGATCGGCGAGCGGCTGCGCGACTCCCTCCCTCCGGGCCTTCGCCCGCGCGTGACGATCATCCCTCCCGACATGCCCGTCGACGCCTACGCGGCGATCATCGACCATTGCGATGCCTTCGTCTCCGGCGACACGGGGCCTCTCCATCTGGCCGCCGCCCGGCGATATTTGTTCGAGGGCGGCGCGCCATTCCGCAACCGCACCGCCGTTTTCTCCTGTTTCGGGGCCACTCCGGCCCGCATGTCGGGCTACGATTCCTTTCAGCCCGGGTTTCTGCCGGCCAACCAGGACGCCCCGTCCTGGAATACGACTGCCGCAAGCCCTTGCCGGAACATCAGCTGTGTGGACAAGCTCTTCAAGACGTGCCGAACGGTCCGATGCTTCGAACGATTCGACGTCGCCGGTCTGGTCGACCGAATCCGATCGTATTTGGCGGCGCGTGGGCCCTCACCCGGGTCTTGA